A stretch of the Spirochaeta lutea genome encodes the following:
- a CDS encoding phosphoribosylaminoimidazolesuccinocarboxamide synthase — MRPEELQQYQGQEFTSLEDAGIALEGRKVYRGKVRDVVDLGDQLLLITSDRISAFDRVLGSVPLKGEVLNRLALYWLQETAQLVPNHLIRPVGGRAALVTKARVLPVEVIVRGYLTGSAWRDYQAGRAISGIRLPRGLEENQAFESPLITPSTKADQGDHDQPISRQEILDRGLVDPEVWQTVEEYALTLFAFGQNTAADRGLILVDTKYEFGITPQGRVILVDEIHTPDSSRYWYAQEPGRSLDKEFLRRWLMEQGFTGDGEAPVIPREVILELAQRYIQTFQLITGQEFQPVSTDLEADRRIIMDCIGTDQHS, encoded by the coding sequence ATGAGGCCGGAAGAGTTACAACAGTACCAGGGGCAGGAGTTCACCTCCCTGGAGGATGCAGGGATTGCCCTGGAAGGCCGGAAGGTGTACCGGGGCAAGGTGCGAGATGTGGTAGACCTGGGGGATCAGCTCTTGCTGATAACCAGCGATCGGATATCAGCCTTTGACCGGGTACTGGGTTCGGTGCCCCTGAAGGGGGAGGTCCTAAACCGCCTCGCCCTGTACTGGCTCCAGGAGACGGCCCAGCTGGTGCCCAATCACTTGATTCGCCCTGTAGGCGGCCGGGCTGCCCTGGTAACCAAGGCCCGGGTGCTGCCCGTGGAGGTAATCGTCCGGGGGTACCTGACTGGCAGCGCGTGGCGGGACTACCAGGCGGGCAGGGCAATTTCCGGAATCCGGCTCCCCCGGGGGTTGGAAGAGAACCAGGCATTCGAATCACCCCTTATCACCCCCTCAACCAAGGCCGACCAGGGCGACCATGACCAGCCCATTTCCCGTCAGGAGATTCTTGACCGTGGACTGGTGGATCCCGAGGTTTGGCAGACCGTGGAGGAGTACGCCCTGACGCTATTCGCCTTCGGGCAGAACACCGCTGCCGACCGGGGATTGATTTTGGTGGACACCAAGTACGAGTTCGGCATTACCCCCCAGGGACGGGTGATCCTGGTTGATGAGATTCATACCCCGGATTCCAGCCGGTACTGGTACGCCCAGGAGCCCGGGCGGTCTCTGGATAAGGAGTTCCTCCGGCGATGGCTCATGGAGCAAGGGTTTACCGGTGACGGAGAGGCCCCGGTTATTCCCCGGGAGGTTATCCTGGAGCTCGCCCAGCGCTACATCCAGACCTTTCAACTCATAACAGGACAGGAATTTCAGCCGGTTTCTACCGACCTTGAAGCAGATCGCCGAATCATCATGGATTGTATAGGTACAGACCAGCACTCCTAG